One part of the Solanum dulcamara chromosome 8, daSolDulc1.2, whole genome shotgun sequence genome encodes these proteins:
- the LOC129900404 gene encoding probable glutathione peroxidase 2 → MPLLSYTNLAALFFLVLAFFLFYRYPSFSSMAEGSPKSIYDYTVKDIQGNGVPLSNYRGKVLLIVNVASKCGLTDSNYKELNVLYEKYKDQGFEILAFPCNQFLWQEPGTNEEIQQTVCTRFKAEFPVFEKIDVNGDNAAPLYKFLKSEKSGFLGNAVKWNFTKFLVNKEGKVVERYAPKTPPLQFEKDIQNLLGSA, encoded by the exons ATGCCTTTGCTGAGTTACACCAATTTGGCAgctctcttctttcttgttcttgctTTCTTCTTGTTCTATAGATACCCATCTTTTTCTTCTATGGCTGAAGGATCCCCAAAATCCATTTATGATTACACTGTTAAG GATATACAGGGAAATGGGGTACCTTTGAGCAATTATAGGGGAAAGGTTCTTCTTATTGTCAATGTTGCATCAAAATG TGGTTTAACAGATTCAAACTACAAGGAGCTGAATGTTTTGTATGAGAAGTACAAAGATCAAG GTTTTGAAATTTTAGCATTTCCTTGTAACCAGTTTTTGTGGCAAGAGCCCGGAACAAATGAGGAGATTCAGCAAACTGTATGCACCAGGTTCAAAGCTGAATTCCCTGTATTTGAAAAG ATTGATGTGAACGGGGATAATGCTGCACCACTTTACAAGTTCTTAAAATCAGAAAAAAGCGGTTTCCTTGGAAATGCTGTCAAGTGGAACTTCACCAAATTCCTTGTGAACAAAGAAGGAAAGGTTGTGGAACGATATGCACCCAAGACACCACCTCTTCAATTTGAG AAAGACATACAAAATCTGTTGGGTTCGGCTTGA
- the LOC129900863 gene encoding uncharacterized protein LOC129900863, whose product METFSHLSSTRSRSYESFFNDGVEPIPEVVVEEEEDRMEEISWNTNTPQSGWFKSIEEPWLSTRSQKKKNQVFLEGYVENSDEDELGRTKSLTDDDLEELKGCLDLGFGFSYDEIPELCNTLPALELCYSMSQKYLDEQQKCSDAMSDTGSSGSGHVANWKISSPGDDPEDVKARLKYWAQAVACTVKLCN is encoded by the exons ATGGAAACTTTTTCTCATCTATCATCAACAAGATCCAGGTCGTATGAAAGCTTTTTCAATGATGGGGTTGAGCCAATACCAGAGGTAgtagtagaagaagaagaagatcgAATGGAGGAAATTTCTTGGAACACCAACACCCCACAAAGTGGCTGGTTCAAGAGTATTGAGGAGCCATGGCTTAGTACTAGatcccaaaagaagaaaaatcaagTCTTTCTTGAAGGGTATGTAGAAAATTCAGATGAAGATGAACTAGGGAGGACAAAGAGTTTGACTGATGATGATTTGGAGGAGCTTAAGGGGTGTTTGGATCTTGGTTTTGGGTTCAGTTATGATGAAATTCCTGAGCTTTGTAACACTTTACCTGCTCTTGAACTTTGCTATTCTATGAGCCAAAAGTATCTTGATGAACAGCAAAAGTGTTCAGATGCTATGTCTGATACAGGTTCTTCAGGATCTGGTCATGTTGCTAATTGGAAGATCTCAAGTCCTG GTGATGATCCTGAAGATGTCAAAGCAAGGCTGAAATACTGGGCTCAAGCTGTTGCCTGCACCGTTAAGTTGTGTAATTAG